A single window of Gossypium hirsutum isolate 1008001.06 chromosome A10, Gossypium_hirsutum_v2.1, whole genome shotgun sequence DNA harbors:
- the LOC107939394 gene encoding abscisic acid receptor PYL4, translated as MPSPLQLHRSTATTLGSSHHHHHHHKQPQPLPTTTLTRCSPLPCGVSLPDAVSLYHVHTRGPNQCCSAVVQPIEAPIETVWSLVRRFDNPQAYKNFVKSCHVIVGDGDVGTLREVHVISGLPAASSTERLEILDDERHVLSFSVVGGDHRLRNYKSVTTLHASTDGKGTVAVESYVVDVPSGNTKEDTCTFVDMIVSCNLRSLAQMAANSAKKEKYSSSP; from the coding sequence atgccTTCCCCTTTGCAACTCCACCGCTCCACCGCCACCACCCTCGGCAGcagccaccaccaccaccaccaccacaaaCAACCTCAACCCTTACCCACCACCACACTCACAAGGTGTTCCCCTCTTCCATGCGGCGTCTCCCTACCTGACGCGGTCTCGTTGTACCACGTACACACCCGTGGACCGAACCAATGTTGTTCCGCGGTGGTTCAACCCATCGAAGCCCCGATCGAGACGGTTTGGTCTTTGGTTCGCAGATTCGATAACCCTCAAGCTTACAAAAATTTCGTCAAGAGTTGCCACGTTATAGTCGGGGACGGTGACGTGGGAACCCTCCGCGAAGTCCACGTGATATCCGGCCTCCCCGCCGCTTCTAGCACAGAGAGGCTTGAGATCCTTGATGATGAACGTCACGTGCTTAGCTTCAGCGTGGTTGGAGGCGATCATCGGTTAAGAAATTATAAGTCGGTCACCACCTTACACGCTTCTACAGACGGTAAAGGGACGGTTGCCGTTGAGTCGTACGTCGTTGATGTACCGTCGGGTAATACTAAAGAAGATACATGCACTTTTGTTGATATGATTGTAAGTTGTAACCTTCGATCTTTGGCTCAAATGGCCGCAAATTCggctaaaaaagaaaaatattcatCATCCCCATAA